From the Tribolium castaneum strain GA2 chromosome 2, icTriCast1.1, whole genome shotgun sequence genome, one window contains:
- the LOC135265438 gene encoding piggyBac transposable element-derived protein 4-like, producing the protein MPFFEEEQARLQRLVDVLDEIPSDPESIDEEEDDVDEDIEGTYVIGTDNVLQRVDNILQPEEHVPDINGIEENDDNQSQNDDHDVSDDDTPIAVRLYRKGITWSDDYPNIARKNEFREHTGPNIEAEEPIDVFLSLFTEELIDTLVYETNLYNTQNNGGIITNPTNKEEIKKFLGVNILMGIKKLPSYRDYWSSSLELRDSYIASTMSVNRFGWLLSNLHINDNSKMPTRDSPNYDKLYKVRPLLEKLTETYKTCYAPSEFQAIDESMIPFKGRSCLKQYMPDKPTKRGYKVWVRADSYGYVVQFQIYEGKRKDIVEKNLGLRVVKELTIDLVGKNYSVYFDNFFSSVELLIYLQQNKINAAATTRPNRKNFPKDFPTDKEMIRGNFAWRSTRTGITATKWKDRKGIHFLSNMHSPLTETSVRRKEHDGSTKQIACPAVVQDYNKHMGCVDKADMLKTIYCIDRKSRKWWHRIFFHMLDTTVVNTFIIYSQLTEGKKLTLKQLRLAIAISLIGIPQREKVGRKSSTPVHHFKTYVSQEVRYNKSEHLPVRTTSRRCGHCSTVAEVHRTKWACSVCKVALCLSDNRNCFLGFHTK; encoded by the exons ATGCCTTTCTTTGAGGAAGAGCAAGCTCGTCTTCAAAGACTTGTTGACGTTCTAGATGAAATACCATCCGACCCAGAGTCTATTGATGAAGAAGAAGATGACGTGGATGAAGATATTGAAGGCACGTATGTAATTGGTACAGACAATGTATTACAGCGTGTagataacattttgcaaccaGAAGAACATGTTCCAG ACATTAATGGCATTGAAGAAAATGATGACAACCAGTCTCAGAATGATGATCACGACGTTTCTGACGACGATACTCCCATTGCTGTTAGACTTTACAGGAAAGGAATTACTTGGTCTGATGATTATCCAAACATAGCAAGAAAAAATGAGTTTAGGGAACATACAGGTCCAAACATAGAAGCAGAAGAACCTATTGATGTATTTCTGTCACTATTTACTGAGGAACTTATAGATACACTGGTTTATGAAACTAATCTTTATAACACGCAGAATAATGGTGGCATAATTACTAATCCTACAAACaaggaagaaataaaaaagttcttAGGAGTTAATATCCTTatgggaataaaaaaattaccctcTTATCGGGATTACTGGTCGTCGTCATTGGAACTTAGAGATTCTTACATAGCATCTACTATGTCTGTGAACAGATTTGGTTGGCTTCTTTCAAACTTGCATATAAATGACAATTCTAAAATGCCAACCAGAGACTCTCCAAATTACGATAAATTATACAAAGTCAGACCCCTGTTAGAAAAGTTAACAGAGACGTACAAAACCTGCTACGCTCCAAGTGAATTTCAGGCAATAGATGAATCGATGATTCCGTTCAAGGGCAGAAGCTGTCTCAAACAATATATGCCCGATAAACCCACTAAGCGAGGTTATAAGGTGTGGGTACGTGCAGATAGTTATGGTTACGTTgtacaatttcaaatttacgaaggaaaaagaaaagataTCGTAGAAAAAAATCTTGGACTTCGAGTAGTCAAAGAATTGACAATAGACTTAGTTGGCAAAAATTACTCAGTATAtttcgataattttttcagttcagTAGAACTACTTATTTATctccaacaaaataaaatcaatgcAGCTGCTACTACCAGACCAAATAGAAAGAATTTTCCAAAAGATTTTCCAACTGACAAAGAAATGATTCGTGGCAATTTTGCTTGGAGATCAACACGTACTGGTATAACGGCTACAAAATGGAAAGACAGAAAAGGAatacattttctttcaaacaTGCACAGTCCATTGACAGAAACTTCAGTGAGGAGAAAAGAACACGACGGTTCAACGAAACAAATCGCTTGTCCAGCAGTTGTTCAGGACTACAACAAACACATGGGTTGTGTGGACAAAGCAGACatgttaaaaacaatatattgtATTGATAGAAAGTCGCGCAAATGGTGGCACCGTATATTTTTCCACATGTTGGACACGACGGTGGTAAATACATTTATCATCTACTCACAACTTACGGAAGGAAAAAAGCTTACACTCAAGCAATTGCGCCTTGCTATTGCAATATCTCTTATCGGCATTCCACAGAGAGAAAAAGTTGGACGTAAATCATCAACCCCTGTTCACCATTTTAAAACTTACGTCTCACAAGAAGTAAGATACAACAAGTCGGAACATTTGCCTGTCAGAACAACATCTCGAAGATGTGGACATTGTTCCACAGTAGCAGAAGTTCATAGGACAAAATGGGCTTGCTCCGTATGCAAAGTTGCCCTATGCCTCTCTGATAACAGGAACTGTTTTCTTggatttcatacaaaataa